TCTCAAACTCAGTAAACAACTCCCTGGGCGTGGGAAGGAGATGAAAGCAGTAAGGGCACAATCCACCAAAAAAGCTTCCAATCGGAAGTTATGACGTCTTTTTTCGTATGGAACATGCGTGGCTTCAATATGCCTCGCAAACATAGAGAAGTTAAAAGATGGGTACAGGCAGAGAAGTTCTCTTTTGGATGTTTACTGGAAACTCGGGTTCAGTTGGAGAATTATGGAGAATGCGTAGCAGAGGCACTTCCGGGTTGGGCTATGCTGGCAAATTATGAGTATAATCCTCTGGGTCGCATTTGGTTCTGCTGGTCAGATAAAGTGGTGGTTACTCAGTTACATATCAGCTCTCAGGTTATAACTTGTGCAATTCAGATCCCTGAGACAAGTGAGCAGTTTATATGTTCGGCAATCTATGCCTCGAACTGTGAAGTGGAAAGGAGGAGATTGTGGGAGGAGCTAAGGGGAACTCACGTTGCATATCGACATCTCGATTTGCCTTGGATAGTTATAGGGGACTTCAATGTTACCCTGTCTACAGGAGAGCACTCTCGGGGTACTGTCCCTCGATCTTTACTTGGAATGAGGCAGTTTCAAGATGCGGTGTTGGATTGTGGTTTAACTGATTTGGCTTCTTCGGGGGCTCTGTTTACCTGGTGGAACAGACGAGATGAAGATCCTATTGGAAAGAAACTGGATCGAGCGTTGATAAATGCGGCATGGCTTAGGTCTTTCCCGCAATCTTCTGCTTGTTTTGAGGCTGGTGGTATATCTGATCACGCACGATGTGTAGTCACCATATCAGGAGCCCTAAATGAATCAAGGAAGCCGTTCCGGTTTTTCAATTATCTCTGCGATCACCCTGATTTTCTTTCTACGGTCAAGCGAGTATGGGACTCGACGCAACCTATTCATCACTCTAGGGCTGCTTTGAGTAAATTCCAGGGAAAATTAAAGCTTCTCAAATACGATATGAGAATGCTTAACAAAACTCATTATGGGGATTTGCCAAATAGGACTAAGCAAGCATTTGAAGAGATGTGCAGATGTCAGAATGAGGCTCTTGTGAATCCCAATCCGAGTACTTTTGCAGCAGCTGCTGAGGCGTCAACTAGGTGGAACAAATTGGCCAGTATCGAGGAAAAGTTCTTTCGTCAGAAATCCTGTGTGAGGTGGCTGGGAGCTGGTGATCACAATACTGTGTTTTTTCATAGAGCTGTGATGACAAGAACGTCTCGAAACACAATTAAAAAACTGGTAACTGAGGCAGGTGAAGTGCTAACAAAGGTCTCAGATATAAAGAAGGAAGCAGTGCAACATTTCCAAAGGTTCCTACAAGGTCAGCAGGGTCCGGAGGTAGACTCGGAGGACATGCTGGAGGACCTTTTAACTTATCGCTGTCCTGCTAGCTCTGCTGCAGGGCTCGTAGCTCCTGTGACTGCGGAAGAAATTATATCAGCACTGAAAGCTTTACCTAACGATAAGGTGTCAGGTCcagatggcttcaccaaagagTTCTATGTAGCAGCTTGGTCTGTGATAGGGGGAGAATTCATCACAGCGGTGCAGTCTTTTTTCATATTTGGGTTTTTACCAACCGGGATCAATGCTACGATCTTGACACTCATACCCAAAACGGAGGATGCACAGACCATGAAAGATTTCCGGCCAATCGCTTGCTGCAATTTGATATACAAGGTAATATCCAAAGTGCTTGCTCGTCGGCTGAAAACTATACTCCCTGAGGCTATTGAGGCGAATCAGACGGCTTTCATCAAGGGTCGGCTGATGCTCGAAAATGTTCTTCTTGCATCAGAACTCGTAAATGGATATCACAAAGAGTCAAATTCTGATAGAGCTACAGTAAAATTTGATATCTCCAAGGCTTTCGACACGGTCAAGTGGTCTTTCATCACCTCGGTCCTAAAAGCTATGGGCCTTCCTCCACAGTTTATACTTTGGATCAGGGTTTGTATATCTACAGCGGCTTTCTCTGTGTCTGTGAATGGGAGTTTGGAGGGTTTTTTCACAAGTGCCCGTGGAATCCGTCAGGGATGCTCTCTCTCACCTTATCTCTACGTCATACTAAACAATGTTTTGTCCAAGATGTTGAACAGGGCAGCATATGAGCATCAGTTCGATTACCATCCGCAGTGTAAAAATGTGCAGCTCACGCATATCAGTTTCGCTGATGATATTCTTGTGTTTACTGATGGGTCTGTTAGATCACTCCGGGGAGTACTAACGGTCATGGACAAGTTTGCTAGCATCTCAGGCCTTCATATAAACGCGACCAAGTCTTCCATATTTGCCTCAGGTCAGACGATAACCCCACTGTTAGAAGAGGCTGCGCTTATTGGGATCAAGGTTGGAAAGCTCCCGGTCAGGTACTTGGGTATGCCCCTCACCACCAAGGCACTAACGAAGCAGGACTATGAACCATTGATTGATAGGGTCCGCAGAAGGATGCTTTCTTGGAGAAACAAATGTCTTTCCTACGCTGGCCGGTTACAACTAATAAAGTCTGTCATCTCGAGCATAGTCAACTTTTGGAGTCAAGCTTTCATCCTTCCTAAAGCTTGCCTAGATGAGATTGAAAGTATGTGTAGCGCTTTCCTGTGGTCGGGCTCTCCCAATCAGACTAATAAAGCTAAAGTAGCATGGGATGACCTATGCTGTCCTAAGGAGGAAGGAGGACTTGGTATTAGGAAGCTGCGGGATTCCTCAAAGGTCTTCGCTATGAGTTTAATATGGAAGATTTTCTCGCTAAAAAGTTCTCTATGGGTCTCCTGGATTCAAGAATACTTACTGAGACAAAAATCTTTTTGGGATGTAAGGGATGATGGGAAAGGATCATGGGTTTGGAGGAAACTCTTGAAACTTCGTGCACAGGTTTATGAGTTCATACGATTTGAAGTTCATGATGGCCAGACTGCTTTCTTCTGGGTTGATGATTGGCTACAAGTAGGGAAGTTAATTGATATCACTGGCCCTGTTGGCACATGCCATTTGGGAGTTGCTCGCCATGCCAGGGTGCGGGATGCAGTCGTGAATTCAAATTGGAGCATTCGAGGTCACAGGAGTCGCTTCTTTCATGAACTTTATGATcgcatccgtaatgtacagccCCCTCATGAATCTCTCGGACCTGACGTCGTGCTGTGGAAGCACTCTGATGATAATTACAAGACTTACTTCTCCTCATCAAGTACTTGGGAGCAGGTCAGAGACAAAAAACCCACTGTCTTTTGGAGCAAAGCTGTATGGTTTACACAGGGAGTTCCGCGCTTCTCGTTCATAGTGTGGCTGGCAGTAAAGAATAGATTGTCAACGGGTGATAGGATGAGACTTTGGGGCATTCAACAAGGTTGTGTATTATGTGGCGAGAGGGATGAGACACGTGATCATCTTTTCTTCGCTTGTCCTTATTCTTTCACAGTGTGGGACAAGCTAGTAAATCGGTTGAGTGAAGATAGGACTGATCCAGACTGGATGGCCACGCTTCAGTATGTCAGCGGCAACTCACTTCAGCTCTTGGACAGGATTTTGCTCAAAATGGCGTTCCAGACATGCGTCTATCACTTGTGGAAGGAAAGAAATGGGAGGAGGCATCACACTGGTTTTCGGACAGTAGCTCAACTGATCAGGATCATTGATAAAACAGTACGGAACAGGATTACTTCGCTCCGATACAAGGCTGGCCATAAACTCGAAGGTTTAATGCGACGTTGGTTTGAAGTTACAGCCTAAGTTTTTTGATAATTCTTTTAGATTTGTATATCCTTTTCTATAGTTTTCTCCTATAGTTTGTAAAGTTCTATTCTTTctattttgatcaataaatttcacatttcatcaaaacaaaaaataacaaaaaaaacaaatggtgAGTTATTGAAATTTTAGACACAAGGTAATGAATAAATAGAAACCAATTTAAATTCTAacaatttaatagtttaaaatcggttgcaacatatataaataatttatattcaaatataagtgtaatttttttttaatttaactaaAACTTATACGCATACCCCGGGAGTAGCCCGGAAAAATTTCTAGTATTGTTAAAAACCGAGAGAATGCTGGTGCTGCTAGTAATTTGATTTCTTTAGAAACTCAATTTCAGCATCTCTTGATCAAGAAGAGAGTGGTAGAGGATGGAAGAGACAGACAAGTCAAGGTACCTGCGAGATTGAACGGCAGACAAGCTTATTACCCAAACCAAAAACATGAAACAAAGACTATGGTGTGGGTGAAGAAGGAAGAGAACAATGGATCTGGTGTTGGGAATAGCTTCAACGTTTAAAGGTTGGAACTTAGACATTGATCATGGTGTTACAACTAGGGTTGATTCCTGTTCCATTTGGGATGCATTGTATATATAATCTTGAACCTGGGAGCATCATTGTGGTACCCATTAACTGATGTCTGCACAACTTTAACTACTTTCAAtcatttgattctttttttttcagttttagtgTCAAGTCTCTTTCAGCTTATAACATAACTAGTTATTTCAGCAATTGATCTATCCATCAGGGCTTCTGAATCTGAGACAACTACTGAACTCACTTGCAAACATAGTTTTAGTTTAAGCCATTAATGCTCGAGTTTGAAAAAgttctttctatatatatacttgTTACACAGTATGGGGAAGTATCTCAAAGATATACACAGAGATATTCAACGTCTCTTTTACTCAGACAGAAGCTGGTGTTGGTGTCGatgttgaggttgaggttgaggttgaggaagcAACACGGTTCTCAGGTGGGATTTCTGTAAATTCAGACAAGATTGCTCGGAACTCATCCCCTGACATTGTCTCTTTCTCCAAAAGTACTTCAACAATCTTGTCCATGGCTTCACGGTTGTTCCTTATGTGCCCCAAAGCTATCTCGTACGCCCTGTCTGACAGTGTCTTCACCGCTGAATCAATGTCGTTCGCAAGCTTCTCAGACATTGAGTTTCTCGCCATCATCCTCATGATCACATCACTTTGTGCTGATGAGTCCATCAACGACCATGGTCCAATCTCAGACATTCCAAATGTTGTCACCATCTGCAATgacattataatataatattattgatataaataataaaattatctaaactaaatgtaaaatattaatcaactatTATActgtatttattttaaaatatttatattgtgcATGAATAAGGGAGAATCATCTAGTTGTATATAAGCATCAAGTTTGGGCTAACAGAACCAAGGAGTGAAGCTGAGACTTGTAGTAGATACCTGCTTAGCCAAACCGGTGATCTGTTGCAAGTCACCAACTGCACCAGTAGTCACctccggctcaccgaagatgaCTTCTTCAGCGGCTCTACCACCGAGTCCACCAACGATTCTTGCAAATAGTTGCTGTTTGGAGATTAGAGTTGGATCATCTGAGGGAATGAACCAAGTCAAACCTCTCGCTTGTCCTCTTGGTATCAATGTAACCTTTTGGACAGCATCATGCCCTGGAGTCAATGTTctgcaagaagaagaaaaagaatgaGCTCTAgttaacacacacacacacacagagaCATGCTCCTGATCTTATTCTGACTTACCCACAGACGGCATGGCCAACTTCATGGTAAGCAACCAAGCTTTTGCTCTTCCCATCAGTCATAACTGTTCCTTCCATCCCAGCTACAATTCTATCAATCGAATCATCAATCTCTTTAGATGATATCGCCGTCTTCCCACGCCGTCCTGCCAATATAGCAGCTTCGTTTAAGAGGTTTGCAAGATCAGCTCCACTGAATCCAGGCGTTCTCATGGCTATTACTTCGAGTGAAACACCATCCTCGAATTTCTTGTTCCCAGAGTGAACCTTGAGTATCTCTGTTCTTCCCTTAACGTCTGGAACGTCAACAGACACCTGCATTAAAAccaccacacgctaagcaaccAGAAGCAAAAGATCTATGGAAAGAGCAAGGCCCGTCCTGGGCAAAGCCAAATGAAACATTGGCCTCATGCTTAAAATCTTTAATAAATCGTCTATGCCCCCTAAACCTCAGGGAAAGAGTCACAAAGCATATACCTGTCGGTCAAAACGGCCGGGTCTAAGCAAGGCGGAGTCAAGAATATCAGCTCTGTTGGTTGCAGCAACAACGATAACACCAGTGTTACCTTCAAAACCATCCATCTCCGTCAGAAGCTGGTTAAGCGTCTGTTCTCTTTCATCATTACCTCCACCAATACCAGTTCCTCTTTGCCTACCAACAGCATCAATCTCATCCACAAAGACAATACAAGGAGCGTTCTCCTTGGCCTTTTTGAAAAGATCACGGACCCTCGAAGCACCAACACCGACAAACATCTCAACAAACTCAGAACCCGAGATGGAAAAGAACGGTACGCCAGCTTCACCAGCAATGGCCTTTGCCAAGAGTGTTTTCCCAGTACCGGGAGGACCAACGAGGAGAACACCTTTCGGGATCCGAGCACCGACCGCAGTGAACCTCTCAGGCTTCTTCAGAAACTCCACCACTTCCATGAAGTCTTGCTTGGCTTCATCGACTCCAGCAACGTCATCGAAAGTTACACCAGTGTTTGGCTCCATCTGGAACTTTGCTTTGGACTGACCGATTTGAAGCGGGAAGCCGGGACCACCGGGACCACCCATTCCACCGGAGGACCGTCTGGAGAGGAGGAACAAACCGCCAATCAGAATCAGAGGGAATGCGAGATTCCCAATCAAGTTCAGTAACGGAGAGCCTTGGTCTTCTTGAGTAGTATGTGCTGCAAAGTCGATATTCTTTGCCCTCAGCTTCTGGAGAAGCTCTTGACTCAACCCCGGTAGCTGTACGCGTACGCGCTGAATCCTGTTACCTAGCTCGGGAGAAACAGCTTCTACAATAGCTATTGTCCCGTTCTCGTACAAATCTACTTTATCAACCCTTCCTTTGTCTAAATACTCCAGGAACCTAGAATAAGACATCCTTGACGACGAAACTCCTTGTTCATCTGCGTTTGCTTTCCCTGTTCCGAGTAAACCCACTCCAGCAGCTGCAGCGTTTCCAAGCAAAAGCTTGAAGAAGCCTCTTCTTGCTTCGTGTTTGTTCACATCTAAAGAAGCCTTCACAAGAGTAACTTTTGGTGTCGTCCTATCAACTGAAGCAAACCTTGAGGAGAGCCTTAGCTGTTTAGACCTGTGTTTAGTTGTGTAGACAGATAGTCCGCTCCCTATAAGACAAGCCGATGAAGCAGCCATCTGCACTATACGTCAATTTTAATCAAAGTTTATGGTAAAAGCATAACAAGATCCAAACGAAGAGCAGAATGATCTTGAACATGCAAGTTCATAGTATAAACATAATCAACATGACCGACCATTAGCGATGTATATGAACAGAGATTGGAACCTATCTATGTTCCATAAATATAACCTATCAAAATAACTATTAAGTGTAAAATCATGCAAACGAAGACGGAGATTACAGAGGACAGACCAAAGTTAGGCGAAGAAAAGCTGCTTGAGATAGCAAATATGAATGAGAAGAGAATCAAACCTGTGGAAATTTGGTAGACGAAGGAGAAGGCTTATGTGAAAGAAGATTGTTCGGACAAAAGAAGAGGAGTTGGGTTTTTGAAGACAAGACATGTGGTTTCTGAACATCTTACGTGTCTTCCTCTCAGTGGTCTTTAATTTAAGAGGagttgaataattttaattaggGAAATATCCTGTATTTTATAAAGTCCAATATACTTTCAGATTCATTTTTGATTTTTCCAACCTTTTTCAtacaaaaataacaaatcagtattttaattttgtaaccaCCCGTCATAAAAATACGAAAAAGATTGCAATTAGAAATGTAATTTTCGTGGTAGAAGTCAagcatataaaataaacaaaaagtatAAAGAGTTTTAGTAGCCTAAGGAAAGCCACATGCATCATTTGACCACCATGCaaaattcagagaagagaaagaCGAATTGAGTTTGAATAATTTCTAACTCTCGACATAACCTACATTACAAAGTACACAACAAAGAGATATCTTATCTTGTTTTGTCAAATCCTCAACGCATATGAAGTTAAAGAGACTCAAGATTGCTTAGATTCTTGGTGATTTCATCTCTCAAGTGTTTCATAGACTTCAA
Above is a window of Brassica napus cultivar Da-Ae chromosome A10, Da-Ae, whole genome shotgun sequence DNA encoding:
- the LOC106427059 gene encoding ATP-dependent zinc metalloprotease FTSH 8, chloroplastic — its product is MAASSACLIGSGLSVYTTKHRSKQLRLSSRFASVDRTTPKVTLVKASLDVNKHEARRGFFKLLLGNAAAAGVGLLGTGKANADEQGVSSSRMSYSRFLEYLDKGRVDKVDLYENGTIAIVEAVSPELGNRIQRVRVQLPGLSQELLQKLRAKNIDFAAHTTQEDQGSPLLNLIGNLAFPLILIGGLFLLSRRSSGGMGGPGGPGFPLQIGQSKAKFQMEPNTGVTFDDVAGVDEAKQDFMEVVEFLKKPERFTAVGARIPKGVLLVGPPGTGKTLLAKAIAGEAGVPFFSISGSEFVEMFVGVGASRVRDLFKKAKENAPCIVFVDEIDAVGRQRGTGIGGGNDEREQTLNQLLTEMDGFEGNTGVIVVAATNRADILDSALLRPGRFDRQVSVDVPDVKGRTEILKVHSGNKKFEDGVSLEVIAMRTPGFSGADLANLLNEAAILAGRRGKTAISSKEIDDSIDRIVAGMEGTVMTDGKSKSLVAYHEVGHAVCGTLTPGHDAVQKVTLIPRGQARGLTWFIPSDDPTLISKQQLFARIVGGLGGRAAEEVIFGEPEVTTGAVGDLQQITGLAKQMVTTFGMSEIGPWSLMDSSAQSDVIMRMMARNSMSEKLANDIDSAVKTLSDRAYEIALGHIRNNREAMDKIVEVLLEKETMSGDEFRAILSEFTEIPPENRVASSTSTSTSTSTPTPASV